In Rhodothermus profundi, the genomic stretch GTATTTGGCCGATGCACCGGTGGCAATGATGACCGCATCGGCCAGCATGGGAATGCGGTCATCAATGAGCAGGCGGAAGGGCCGTCGGGAGAAATCTACGGCCGTTACCGTGCCGAAGCGCAGATCGGCTCCAAAACGAGCCGCCTGTTGCTCAAAACGCTGCATCAATTCGGGCCCGAGGATACCTTCCGGGAATCCCGGATAGTTTTCCACCTCAGTGGTCATGATTAGTTGCCCTCCGGGTTCAGGGCCCTTCCAGACCACAGGCTCCAGATTGGCTCGTGCGGCATACAGCGCAGCGGTCAGACCGGCGGGTCCGGTTCCGATGATCACGAGCGTGCGGTGTTCGGCCCCCCGGAAATCTACCCCGTCGAAGGCGGACAGATCAGGTTGTGCCATGGTTGCCTGCTGGGTTTCGGCATTTGCGGATTCAAGCCGTTTCGGTCGCCAACAACGCTTCTAATTTTTCGACCAGCACTTTTTTAGGCACCGCCCCGATCAACTGATCGACGACCTGGCCGTTTTTGAAGAACAGCAGCGTAGGAATGGACCGGATGCCATACTGCATAGCAGTTTGCGGGTTATGGTCCACATCCAGCTTTCCTATTTTTGCCCGGCCTTCGTACTCGGCCGCCA encodes the following:
- the trxA gene encoding thioredoxin, whose amino-acid sequence is MGENVKYVTLTDDNFEQEVLQADVPVLVDFWAVWCGPCRMIAPIIEELAAEYEGRAKIGKLDVDHNPQTAMQYGIRSIPTLLFFKNGQVVDQLIGAVPKKVLVEKLEALLATETA